From Actinomyces sp. oral taxon 171 str. F0337, one genomic window encodes:
- a CDS encoding YveK family protein encodes MQPSQILHAIRRNLVACLVILLVCILAGLGVALATKPVAAATTTLGIQPKSKETPSFSTQAKDLMPTLVELSTSPKVLDPAAANLNMETTDLSDALTVTNPPETLVLSITAKAGSKQEAVDMAQATADSLNKELSSGELLGKQALGMTTSTTSPATTANTTMERPGAQAAAISGLLLGLLASVSYAMFRHRRDSGHSGDSGSEGLPGRTAAALNALRQKTSDLLRPSRPPAQPQVQAQPPYQYQQIPAPTSPEVPAAPAPGAMATQSASSSMPSPVPAPSFSTPRSQQQTTAMPAISDSAYSAAQPAPSAQEPARAPAPPPSSVSPVPATSSTRSPVSMSAAPLSSASGAAAPTQSSAQASAPDPAHSFASGITSALQRQRAYQPAPVTPAGTASSQSAPDATASYRHAPLPPPLPTPADLTVPASPSIAVQPYTTTPSSGSHRFPGAPDGPTRRSTALPTGQTVSASSGSSASPASSAASVGSSYQYPPTPAPASSSTGSPASATPATGRRRASAPSVPTRRRITSPSTDRPVAATGWQDASSLPTTTSRRRVQPVPSAPEPPVAAEASRGAVRKQDSASETGSSSSSPSTSMRQQAPSRRQTLARRRRMSKPRLTLVTPLSEESSIEQTRHLAPVPTSASGRHRSPDPPDAPPPPPPPSIQPGQQMASASSAAAAPRSAPAPGASAASAGRRAQSTGRSW; translated from the coding sequence CCTTGTCGCCTGCCTCGTCATCCTGCTCGTATGCATCCTGGCCGGGCTGGGGGTGGCCCTGGCGACGAAGCCGGTCGCGGCGGCCACCACGACCCTGGGCATCCAGCCCAAGTCCAAGGAGACCCCGTCCTTCTCCACCCAGGCCAAGGACCTCATGCCGACCCTGGTGGAGCTCTCCACGAGCCCGAAGGTCCTCGATCCAGCGGCGGCCAACCTGAACATGGAGACCACCGATCTGTCGGATGCGCTGACGGTCACCAACCCGCCCGAGACCCTGGTCCTGTCCATTACCGCCAAGGCCGGCAGCAAGCAGGAGGCTGTCGACATGGCCCAGGCGACGGCCGACTCGCTCAACAAGGAGCTCTCCTCCGGCGAGCTCCTGGGTAAGCAGGCCCTGGGGATGACGACGAGCACCACCTCGCCGGCCACCACGGCCAACACCACCATGGAGCGCCCCGGCGCCCAGGCCGCGGCGATCTCCGGGCTGCTGCTGGGGCTGCTGGCCTCCGTCTCCTACGCGATGTTCCGTCACCGTCGGGACAGCGGCCATAGTGGGGACAGCGGTTCCGAGGGCCTTCCCGGGCGTACGGCGGCCGCTCTCAACGCCCTGAGGCAGAAGACCTCGGACCTGCTGCGACCGAGCCGGCCGCCAGCGCAGCCTCAGGTGCAGGCGCAGCCGCCTTACCAGTATCAGCAGATCCCGGCCCCGACGTCCCCCGAGGTCCCTGCCGCCCCGGCCCCCGGCGCCATGGCGACGCAGTCAGCCTCCTCCTCAATGCCGTCGCCCGTCCCGGCGCCGTCCTTCTCGACCCCGCGGTCGCAGCAGCAGACGACCGCGATGCCCGCGATCTCCGACTCCGCCTACTCGGCCGCCCAGCCAGCGCCCTCCGCTCAGGAGCCGGCCCGTGCCCCTGCGCCGCCGCCCTCCTCGGTCTCACCAGTGCCCGCCACATCATCGACCCGCTCCCCCGTCTCCATGAGCGCGGCACCGCTGTCGTCGGCATCGGGGGCCGCGGCCCCCACGCAGTCCTCTGCTCAGGCCTCCGCTCCGGACCCCGCACACAGCTTCGCCTCCGGCATCACCTCCGCCCTGCAGCGACAGCGGGCCTATCAGCCCGCGCCAGTCACCCCGGCCGGGACCGCTTCGTCTCAGTCGGCCCCCGATGCCACCGCCTCCTACAGGCACGCGCCGCTGCCCCCGCCTCTGCCCACCCCCGCCGACCTGACGGTACCGGCCTCCCCGTCGATCGCGGTGCAGCCCTACACGACCACCCCGTCCTCCGGGAGCCATCGTTTCCCGGGCGCACCGGACGGTCCCACTCGGCGCAGCACCGCCCTGCCCACCGGGCAGACCGTCTCAGCGTCCTCGGGGTCCTCAGCATCCCCGGCCTCCTCCGCCGCCTCGGTAGGGTCCTCCTACCAGTACCCTCCGACACCGGCCCCGGCATCCTCGTCCACCGGCTCCCCCGCCTCCGCCACGCCGGCCACCGGCCGTCGGCGCGCCTCCGCACCGAGCGTGCCCACTCGGCGGCGCATCACCTCACCGTCAACGGACCGCCCGGTAGCAGCGACTGGATGGCAGGACGCCTCCTCCCTGCCGACGACAACGAGCCGGCGCCGGGTCCAGCCGGTGCCCTCTGCCCCCGAGCCCCCGGTTGCCGCTGAAGCCTCACGTGGCGCGGTGCGCAAGCAGGACTCGGCCTCCGAGACCGGTTCCTCCTCCTCGTCCCCTTCGACGTCGATGCGTCAGCAGGCGCCCTCGCGCCGGCAGACCCTCGCTCGTCGTCGGCGGATGTCCAAGCCGCGGCTGACTCTCGTGACGCCGCTGTCCGAGGAGTCCTCCATCGAGCAGACCCGACATCTCGCGCCGGTGCCGACGTCGGCGAGTGGCCGCCACCGCAGTCCTGACCCGCCGGACGCCCCACCTCCGCCTCCGCCGCCGTCGATCCAACCCGGCCAGCAGATGGCCTCGGCGTCGTCGGCCGCCGCGGCTCCGCGCTCAGCCCCCGCCCCAGGGGCCTCCGCGGCCTCGGCCGGCCGCCGAGCACAGTCGACGGGCCGCTCCTGGTAG
- a CDS encoding Imm5 family immunity protein: MIDMLAVSSAINRAKIDLSASPKGILSLESRTTIWIAMNDFADAEASYLNRTHLKVLCVNKVKSIWTQVFPADSSIDRMLQLTHALMGKNVDPGAAENDASRFLQNVIAKFGSNATTNPALMVADAAAAMVVSACYRNPDYDTADNDIDDDELAPDSFETSYMCASAAAGGMNWMPVDQVDVNARRAFWMWYLDEAIPAALRS, from the coding sequence ATGATCGACATGCTTGCTGTGAGCAGCGCAATCAATCGAGCGAAAATTGATTTAAGCGCAAGTCCCAAAGGGATTCTTTCGTTGGAAAGTCGAACCACCATTTGGATTGCAATGAATGACTTTGCCGACGCGGAGGCATCCTATTTAAATCGGACACACCTCAAGGTGCTGTGCGTCAATAAGGTGAAGTCGATATGGACACAGGTGTTTCCAGCAGATTCCAGCATCGATAGGATGCTACAACTAACCCATGCTCTTATGGGGAAAAACGTAGACCCAGGCGCCGCAGAGAACGACGCCTCTCGCTTCCTTCAGAATGTGATAGCAAAATTCGGCTCAAATGCTACTACCAACCCAGCATTAATGGTGGCTGACGCGGCCGCTGCAATGGTGGTTTCCGCTTGTTACCGAAATCCTGACTATGATACTGCAGATAATGATATTGATGATGACGAACTAGCTCCCGACAGCTTTGAAACCAGTTACATGTGTGCCAGCGCTGCCGCGGGAGGCATGAACTGGATGCCTGTAGATCAGGTTGATGTTAATGCGCGTCGCGCTTTCTGGATGTGGTATCTCGATGAAGCCATTCCAGCAGCACTTAGGAGCTGA
- a CDS encoding glycosyltransferase family 2 protein, with protein MYLTIAMLTYRRNDYLAQVIPELLAQADDVSDARTTASVLIVDNDPQAGARAVVEAARVALGGEQPEASEPTGQADPAAAAATSRLVYVHEPEPGIVAGRNRALSQAHGSDALVFIDDDEIPSPGWLKALVSTWRAQGCAAVTGPTPPTFEVAPSTWVTASGAFDSWEAADGAQVRSADTGNLLLDLAVVEGLGLRFDPRYGLTGGEDSLFTRQLTRAGGVIRFAAGAVVTKRVPAARARRTWVLERSLRSGSSWARVRIDTVGPAGGASGRLARLRLRLGYGAKGLAKAGVDGARAGVARIRGDVPAQARYEVSSRGGLGMVVGALGGHVREYGRPRRRRSTALAGRRSA; from the coding sequence GTGTACCTGACCATCGCGATGCTCACCTACCGCCGCAACGACTACCTCGCGCAGGTGATCCCCGAGCTGCTGGCGCAGGCCGACGACGTCTCCGACGCGCGGACCACGGCGAGCGTACTCATTGTGGACAATGACCCGCAGGCCGGGGCGCGGGCCGTTGTCGAGGCCGCCCGGGTGGCGCTGGGAGGAGAGCAGCCGGAGGCGTCGGAGCCGACCGGGCAGGCTGATCCGGCCGCCGCGGCGGCGACGTCGAGGCTGGTCTACGTCCACGAGCCCGAGCCGGGCATCGTGGCCGGACGCAACCGCGCCCTGAGCCAGGCCCACGGATCCGACGCCCTCGTCTTCATCGACGACGACGAGATCCCCTCACCGGGCTGGCTCAAGGCCCTCGTGAGCACCTGGCGCGCCCAGGGCTGCGCCGCCGTCACCGGCCCCACGCCGCCGACCTTCGAAGTCGCCCCCTCGACGTGGGTCACCGCCTCAGGCGCCTTCGACTCCTGGGAGGCCGCCGACGGCGCCCAGGTCCGCAGCGCCGACACCGGCAACCTGCTCCTGGACCTGGCCGTCGTCGAGGGCCTGGGGCTGCGCTTCGACCCGCGCTACGGGCTCACCGGCGGCGAGGACTCCCTGTTCACCCGCCAGCTCACCCGCGCCGGCGGCGTCATCCGCTTCGCGGCCGGGGCGGTGGTTACCAAGCGCGTGCCCGCGGCCCGCGCCCGGCGCACCTGGGTGCTGGAGCGCTCCCTGCGCTCGGGCTCGTCCTGGGCCCGGGTGCGCATCGACACGGTCGGGCCCGCCGGCGGTGCCTCCGGCAGGCTCGCGCGCCTCAGGCTGCGCCTGGGCTACGGCGCCAAGGGACTGGCCAAGGCCGGTGTCGACGGGGCGCGCGCCGGCGTGGCCCGCATCCGTGGTGACGTGCCCGCTCAGGCCCGCTACGAGGTCTCCTCGCGCGGGGGACTGGGCATGGTCGTGGGCGCCCTGGGCGGCCACGTGCGCGAGTACGGTCGTCCCCGCCGCAGGCGGAGCACGGCGCTGGCCGGCAGGAGGAGCGCATGA
- a CDS encoding chain-length determining protein, with protein MDPETLIIALRKNAVLVAMHVVLGAIIGIVFGLLTPAQYTSTANANLGVENSEANLPNTFNYLTSIMPTLVEIGTSESTFAEVSKDTGISQDELRKSVSVTSKTGTTLVEIRATSTDPERAHRIAEAELTALDSVARDLSSSGQAGNTTATLKVVDSPTTPSSPSSLSAVSTALIGTAIGLAAGAVMAILLYFLSQKNPQDKVEDPLLIIGRRRSREDA; from the coding sequence ATGGACCCGGAAACCCTCATCATCGCGCTGCGCAAGAACGCAGTCCTGGTGGCCATGCACGTTGTGCTGGGCGCCATCATCGGCATTGTCTTCGGCCTGTTGACGCCGGCGCAGTACACCTCCACCGCCAACGCGAATCTGGGCGTGGAGAACAGTGAGGCCAACCTCCCCAACACCTTCAACTACCTGACCTCCATCATGCCGACGCTGGTGGAGATCGGGACCTCGGAGAGCACCTTCGCGGAGGTGTCCAAGGACACGGGGATCAGTCAGGACGAGCTGCGCAAGTCCGTCTCGGTGACGAGCAAGACCGGTACCACCCTGGTGGAGATCCGGGCCACCAGCACTGATCCCGAGCGCGCTCACAGGATCGCCGAGGCCGAGCTGACCGCCCTGGACTCGGTGGCCCGTGACCTGTCCAGCTCCGGGCAGGCGGGGAACACCACCGCGACACTCAAGGTGGTCGACTCCCCCACGACCCCCTCCTCGCCCTCGAGCCTGTCGGCCGTGTCCACCGCTCTCATCGGGACCGCCATCGGACTGGCCGCCGGTGCCGTCATGGCGATCCTGCTGTACTTCCTGAGTCAGAAGAACCCGCAGGACAAGGTCGAGGACCCGCTGCTCATCATCGGGCGTCGCCGCTCTCGAGAAGACGCCTGA
- a CDS encoding bifunctional N-acetylglucosamine-1-phosphate uridyltransferase/glucosamine-1-phosphate acetyltransferase, with protein MTPTAPAAVIVMAAGKGTRMRSVTPKVLHRIGGRSLVDHAVTAARGLEPQHLVVVVRHERDAVIAHLAEVAPDAVPADQDEVPGTGRAVACGLAALPEDLDGPVIVTSGDVPLLDTATLKELLAQHTQRGDAVTLLTTELDDPTGYGRVVREADGTVSAVVEQRDASEAQRAIREINAGVYVFDAAHLRTALATLGTDNDQGEVYLTDVVAHAHRAGRSTSALVVADHWLVEGCNDRAQLAELGAELNRRVLADWMAQGVGVVDPASTWVDVTAELAQDVTLEQGVLVRGTTRIGQGARVGAYAILTDAVIPAGCVVTPFSQLDADGARA; from the coding sequence GTGACGCCTACCGCACCCGCCGCCGTCATCGTCATGGCCGCAGGCAAGGGAACTCGTATGCGATCGGTCACCCCCAAGGTTCTGCACCGGATCGGCGGTCGCAGCCTGGTTGACCACGCCGTCACCGCAGCCAGGGGGCTCGAGCCCCAGCACCTCGTCGTCGTCGTGCGCCACGAGCGCGATGCCGTCATCGCCCACCTCGCCGAGGTCGCCCCCGACGCCGTCCCGGCCGACCAGGACGAGGTCCCCGGCACCGGGCGGGCCGTCGCCTGCGGGCTGGCCGCCCTGCCCGAGGACCTGGACGGGCCCGTCATCGTCACCAGTGGTGACGTCCCGCTGCTGGACACCGCCACGCTCAAGGAGCTCCTGGCCCAGCACACCCAGCGGGGGGACGCCGTCACCCTGCTGACCACCGAGCTCGACGACCCCACCGGCTACGGGCGCGTCGTGCGCGAGGCCGACGGCACCGTCTCGGCCGTCGTCGAGCAGCGCGACGCCAGCGAGGCCCAGCGCGCCATCCGAGAGATCAACGCCGGTGTCTACGTCTTCGACGCCGCCCACCTGCGCACCGCCCTGGCGACCCTGGGCACGGACAACGACCAGGGCGAGGTCTACCTCACCGATGTCGTCGCCCACGCGCACCGGGCCGGACGGTCCACCAGTGCGCTGGTCGTCGCCGACCACTGGCTCGTCGAGGGCTGCAACGACCGCGCCCAGCTCGCCGAGCTCGGCGCCGAGCTCAACCGCCGTGTCCTCGCCGACTGGATGGCCCAGGGCGTCGGCGTCGTCGACCCGGCCTCCACCTGGGTGGACGTCACCGCTGAGCTCGCCCAGGACGTCACCCTCGAGCAGGGCGTCCTCGTGCGCGGAACCACCCGGATCGGCCAGGGCGCCCGCGTGGGCGCCTACGCGATCCTCACCGACGCCGTGATCCCGGCCGGCTGCGTCGTGACCCCCTTCAGCCAGCTCGACGCCGACGGTGCCCGGGCCTGA
- a CDS encoding DUF6301 family protein: MTINEAFTLRDQFGWKPAPDDGRFFITAVSSGEEDGSIGVDPDDRSVKCRQRVEHMEYALPCQH; encoded by the coding sequence ATGACCATCAACGAGGCATTCACCCTACGAGACCAATTCGGATGGAAACCAGCACCAGATGATGGACGCTTTTTCATCACCGCGGTCAGTAGCGGCGAAGAAGATGGAAGCATTGGCGTGGATCCCGACGACCGATCTGTCAAGTGCCGTCAGCGTGTCGAACACATGGAATATGCGCTCCCGTGTCAGCATTGA
- a CDS encoding acyltransferase family protein — protein sequence MSSSSSAPSPSSGKPAAVRLIELDGLRGLAAVVVLIHHALETVPALAEVGARPGTVPTGTFNRILTQSPLHLLWAGHEAVLIFFVLSGVALTYPVARRHAQGRRFDWVDYAPRRFVRLWLPAAASTTFAVIAMLLVPRSKDPALGHWMTVTHPRGLGARQMLMEYLLIPKHAYRNTVLWSLHAEAIFSFVLPLMILGVALCARWRVSWLPVAAALAVPVITASPGSGSYLPVFTVGAVMGWAWGHNPAPVPERPRPWATAQALVCLLLITLAWWPGMESHTAQRLANAVTLAAAAYLVHLVVRAGALRGLLRSRTVQYLGLMSFSLYLVHEPVVVSLRLLTHSISPWWLLILAPLVSAPLTWLFQRYIEAPSHRLARRTGALASARFAQWSERRRSGRPADRSSGA from the coding sequence ATGTCCAGTTCCTCCTCCGCTCCCTCTCCCTCCTCCGGCAAGCCGGCAGCGGTGCGCCTCATCGAGCTCGACGGGCTGCGTGGGCTGGCTGCCGTCGTCGTGCTCATCCACCACGCCCTGGAGACCGTGCCCGCGCTGGCGGAGGTCGGGGCGCGGCCCGGCACCGTGCCCACCGGCACCTTCAACCGGATCCTCACTCAGAGTCCCCTCCACCTGCTGTGGGCGGGCCATGAGGCCGTCCTCATCTTCTTCGTCCTGTCCGGCGTGGCCCTGACCTACCCGGTGGCCCGCCGCCACGCCCAGGGGCGGCGCTTCGACTGGGTCGACTACGCGCCGAGGCGCTTCGTGCGCCTGTGGCTGCCGGCGGCGGCCTCCACCACCTTCGCGGTCATCGCGATGCTGCTCGTGCCGCGCTCGAAGGATCCGGCGCTGGGGCACTGGATGACCGTCACCCATCCCAGAGGGCTCGGGGCGCGTCAGATGCTCATGGAGTACCTGCTCATCCCCAAGCACGCCTACCGCAACACCGTCCTGTGGTCGTTGCACGCCGAGGCGATCTTCTCCTTCGTGCTGCCCCTGATGATCCTCGGGGTGGCCCTGTGCGCCCGCTGGCGGGTCTCCTGGCTGCCGGTGGCGGCCGCCCTGGCCGTGCCCGTCATCACCGCCAGCCCCGGATCGGGCAGCTACCTGCCGGTCTTCACCGTGGGCGCGGTCATGGGCTGGGCCTGGGGGCACAACCCCGCCCCGGTCCCCGAACGCCCCCGGCCCTGGGCGACGGCGCAGGCCCTGGTGTGCCTGCTGCTCATCACCCTGGCCTGGTGGCCGGGGATGGAGAGCCACACGGCTCAGCGCCTGGCCAACGCGGTCACCCTGGCGGCGGCCGCCTACCTGGTCCACCTCGTGGTGAGGGCCGGGGCGCTGCGCGGCCTGCTGCGCTCGCGCACCGTGCAGTACCTGGGGCTCATGTCCTTCTCCCTCTACCTTGTGCATGAACCGGTCGTGGTCTCGCTGCGGCTGTTGACGCACTCGATCTCGCCGTGGTGGCTGCTCATCCTGGCACCGCTCGTCTCGGCACCGCTGACCTGGCTGTTCCAGCGCTACATCGAGGCCCCCAGCCACCGGCTGGCCCGCCGCACCGGGGCCCTGGCCTCGGCGCGCTTCGCCCAGTGGTCCGAGCGCCGTCGCTCCGGCCGACCGGCCGACCGGAGCAGTGGGGCCTAG
- a CDS encoding glycosyltransferase family 2 protein codes for MNRLTIAIPTFRRPQDLKRAVSGVLEQAGELVDGPRVEACEPEGDTAGAADADGGAGRGVYDVEVLVIDNDARGTGREAALTAAADAGVAVRSSVEGAEGPEAVGLRYVVEERPGVAAVRNRALDETGGRDLLVFIDDDEDPEPGWLAALVGLWASTGCQAVAGPVIPVYEVEPEAWVRQGEFFVRRTWPTGTVRPVAASNCLLLDLGFVRRAGLRFDEAFGATGGEDTLFTRRLSAAGGVIRWCDEARVRDHVPASRLTRPWILRRQRSHAATSVRVELALAGGGAQPVIRARAAAGGLVRIVVGGLRTAGGTLIGSPKHAAKGARLLARGRGILAASVGGGVHREYDH; via the coding sequence ATGAACCGGCTGACGATCGCCATCCCCACCTTCCGGCGCCCGCAGGACCTGAAACGGGCCGTCAGCGGGGTCCTGGAGCAGGCCGGTGAGCTGGTCGACGGCCCGAGAGTCGAGGCCTGCGAACCCGAGGGCGATACGGCGGGTGCGGCGGATGCGGACGGGGGCGCTGGTAGGGGCGTCTACGATGTCGAGGTCCTCGTCATCGACAATGACGCCCGGGGCACCGGGCGCGAGGCCGCCCTCACCGCCGCGGCCGACGCCGGGGTGGCCGTGCGTTCCTCAGTGGAGGGGGCGGAAGGACCCGAGGCTGTGGGCCTGCGCTATGTCGTTGAGGAGCGGCCCGGTGTGGCTGCGGTGCGCAACCGCGCCCTCGACGAGACCGGCGGGCGCGACCTGCTCGTCTTCATCGACGACGACGAGGACCCCGAACCCGGCTGGCTCGCCGCCCTCGTGGGGCTGTGGGCCTCGACCGGCTGCCAGGCGGTGGCCGGCCCCGTCATCCCCGTCTACGAGGTCGAGCCGGAGGCGTGGGTGCGTCAGGGCGAGTTCTTCGTGCGCCGGACCTGGCCCACCGGCACGGTCCGCCCGGTGGCGGCCTCCAACTGCCTGCTGCTGGACCTGGGCTTCGTGCGTCGGGCCGGGCTGCGCTTCGACGAGGCCTTCGGTGCCACCGGGGGAGAGGACACGCTCTTCACCCGCCGGCTGAGCGCCGCCGGCGGCGTCATCCGCTGGTGCGACGAGGCGCGCGTGCGCGACCACGTCCCGGCCTCGCGTCTCACCCGTCCCTGGATCCTGCGACGGCAGCGTTCCCACGCCGCCACCTCGGTGCGCGTGGAGCTGGCCCTGGCCGGCGGCGGGGCTCAGCCGGTCATCCGGGCCAGGGCCGCCGCTGGTGGCCTGGTGCGTATCGTCGTCGGCGGCCTGCGGACCGCCGGTGGAACCCTCATCGGCAGCCCTAAGCATGCGGCCAAGGGGGCTCGGCTGCTGGCCCGGGGCCGCGGCATCCTGGCGGCCAGCGTCGGAGGCGGCGTCCACCGCGAGTACGACCACTGA
- a CDS encoding ribose-phosphate diphosphokinase: MTGIITKGEKRLVVVSGRAHPELAQDVASELGTEVLSSTAYDFANGETYVRFNESVRGCDVFVVQSHGDRVNDWLMEQLIMVDALKRASAKRITVVAPFFPYARQDKKHLGREPISARLVADLYKTAGADRLMSVDLHTSQEQGFFDGPWDHLWAQPVLVDYVRTRVDPANAAVVSPDAGRIRVAERWANQLGGAPLAFVHKTRDVTRPNESVANRVVGDVEGRSCVLVDDMIDTGGTIAKAVQVLLDSGAKDVIVAATHGVLSGPAVDRLSTCGAREVIVTDTLPIPAGKRFDQLTVLPIAPLLARAIKAVFDDGSVASLFDTVGVAGA, encoded by the coding sequence ATGACGGGCATCATTACCAAGGGTGAGAAACGGCTGGTCGTCGTCTCCGGGCGCGCCCATCCCGAGCTCGCCCAGGACGTGGCCAGCGAGCTCGGCACCGAGGTGCTGTCCTCCACGGCCTACGACTTCGCCAACGGGGAGACCTACGTCCGCTTCAACGAGTCGGTGCGCGGCTGCGACGTGTTCGTCGTCCAGTCCCACGGCGACCGCGTCAACGACTGGCTCATGGAGCAGCTCATCATGGTGGACGCCCTCAAGCGCGCCTCCGCCAAGCGCATCACCGTGGTGGCACCCTTCTTCCCGTACGCCCGTCAGGACAAGAAGCACCTGGGGCGCGAGCCCATCAGCGCCCGCCTCGTGGCGGACCTCTACAAGACCGCCGGCGCCGACCGCCTCATGAGCGTGGACCTTCACACCTCCCAGGAGCAGGGCTTCTTCGACGGCCCCTGGGACCACCTGTGGGCCCAGCCGGTGCTCGTGGACTACGTGCGCACCCGCGTCGACCCGGCCAACGCCGCCGTCGTCTCCCCCGACGCCGGCCGCATCCGGGTGGCCGAGCGCTGGGCCAACCAGCTCGGTGGCGCTCCGCTGGCCTTCGTCCACAAGACCCGTGACGTCACCCGTCCCAACGAGTCGGTGGCCAATCGCGTCGTCGGCGACGTCGAGGGGCGCTCCTGCGTCCTGGTCGACGACATGATCGACACCGGCGGCACCATCGCCAAGGCCGTCCAGGTGCTCCTGGACTCCGGCGCCAAGGACGTCATCGTCGCCGCGACCCACGGGGTGCTCTCCGGTCCGGCCGTGGACCGGCTCTCCACCTGCGGGGCCCGCGAGGTCATCGTCACCGACACCCTGCCGATCCCCGCCGGCAAGCGCTTCGACCAGCTGACGGTCCTGCCGATCGCGCCGCTGCTGGCCCGGGCGATCAAGGCCGTCTTCGATGACGGCTCGGTGGCCTCGCTCTTCGACACCGTCGGCGTCGCCGGCGCCTGA
- a CDS encoding TetR/AcrR family transcriptional regulator: MATKRTRMSASERREQLIAVARGLFAERGFDATSVEEVAARAQVSKPVVYEHFGGKEGLYAVVVDREITTISAAISSAIAAPAAGAAAGPEAGRRGPGESDASGSASRIAERAALALLTYIEDSPDGFRILSAGSDRAAGTYSTLLADVAIEVSGILASQFAAHDLDPRTAPLYAQMLVGIVAMPAQWWLENRSMSKEEVAAHMVNLAWNGLRGMKARPTLHSGPADGSRSADGAAAGAPGQGTDSRTEAPATAGAPLNAPEHH, from the coding sequence ATGGCGACCAAACGCACCCGCATGAGCGCCAGTGAGCGGCGCGAGCAGCTGATCGCCGTGGCCCGTGGGCTGTTCGCCGAGCGCGGCTTCGACGCCACGAGCGTGGAGGAGGTGGCGGCCCGCGCCCAGGTGTCCAAGCCGGTGGTCTACGAGCACTTCGGCGGCAAGGAGGGACTGTACGCCGTCGTCGTCGACCGGGAGATCACCACGATCTCCGCTGCGATCTCCTCGGCGATCGCAGCCCCCGCAGCAGGCGCCGCAGCGGGTCCGGAGGCCGGCCGGCGCGGACCGGGAGAGTCTGACGCCTCAGGCTCGGCCTCACGGATCGCCGAGCGGGCCGCCCTGGCCCTGCTGACCTATATCGAGGACTCCCCCGACGGTTTCCGCATCCTCTCGGCGGGCTCGGACCGCGCCGCCGGCACCTACTCCACGCTGCTGGCCGACGTCGCCATCGAGGTCTCCGGGATCCTCGCCTCGCAGTTCGCCGCCCACGACCTCGATCCGCGCACGGCCCCGCTGTACGCCCAGATGCTGGTGGGCATCGTGGCCATGCCGGCTCAGTGGTGGCTGGAGAACCGGTCGATGAGCAAGGAGGAGGTGGCCGCTCACATGGTCAACCTCGCCTGGAACGGCTTGCGCGGCATGAAGGCCAGGCCCACGCTCCACTCGGGCCCCGCGGACGGCTCACGCAGCGCCGACGGCGCAGCCGCCGGCGCCCCGGGGCAGGGAACCGACTCCCGCACCGAGGCCCCGGCCACTGCGGGAGCACCGCTGAACGCCCCTGAGCACCACTGA